TAGTCCATGTGAGTAGTAAAATTAGCTCTGCCCAAGGGTGCACCACCTTAATAGCTCCCGTTGCGTACCACCCAACCAATAAAAATGCGGTTATTTGCGTTAACCTTGCTATGGATATTGAGCCTTTGCTGTCACTCACTCCAGAGGAAATCGTTGAGCGTATGTACACGCCAAGAGCGCAGCTCAACGAAGAGCAGCTACCGGTTGGCGTCAAGCTGGTGCACCTTAATAAGTGCCCATTTATTGGTCCAACAAAGCTACTTGATGAAAAAGTCTGTGATCACATTAATTTCGATATCGAATTTGCCAGAGAGCAATTTAGAAAGCTAAGGCAGAATACTGAAATTCGCGAGAAGCTAAATGCGGTATTTGAAATCGAATCAGACCGCGCTGAAATCACTGACCCTGATCTTATGCTCTACAGCGGCGGCTTCTTTAGCCCTGCGGATAAATCTAAAATGGAGATTATTCAGCGCACAGCCCCAGAGCACCTGGCAGCACTTGATCTGCAGTTTGAAGACCAAAGAATTAATCAAATGCTGTTTCGATATCGCGCACGGAATTATCCAGCAACCTTGTCTGATGAAGAATCGCTCAAATGGCGAGAGTTTTGCCAGCAACGCTTATCAGATCCCGATTATGTGATAAACCTAGAAAACTTGGTCGAAGAAACCAGCCAAAATGAACACAAACAAAAATTACTAAAAGCCCTATTCCAATACCTACAATCGTTATAGTAAGTGAATACAAGGAAAGGAATATGCAAGATAGATTTGCACCTGCGTTAAACCAATTACCACAAGAATTAGCCACTGCCATCGTCCCGATTTTGAACGAGCAGTTTAATGGTCACATTAGCGCCGAGCAGCTAGCCAACTTAAGTGAGCAAACCAAGCTAGAAACTAATGAGTTGTTGCTTGCGCTATTACCTATTGCGGCAGCACTAGCAAGCCCTGAACTCAGCCAGTTTTTTGTTGGCGCGATAGTCAAAGGTCGCTCAGGCAACATATATATGGGAGCCAACCTAGAACTTCCAGGTGAAGCACTGTTTCACACGGTACACGCCGAGCAAAGCGCTATTAGTCATGCTTGGCTTGCCGGTGAAAAACACATTGAAGCCATCATTATTAACTTCAGCCCTTGTGGCCATTGTCGCCAATTCATCAATGAATTAATTGAGGGGCAAGATGTGACTATTCACCTTCCTAATCAAAGGCCACAAAAGCTGTCCCACTATCTGCCCTATGCTTTTGGTCCTGCAGATTTACAAGTGACTCAACCGTTATTGACTGAGCAGAACCTCAATTTTGTATTGCCTAGTGATGACCCTGTTATCATTGAAGCGCTTGAGCAGCTCAATACTAGCTATGCTCCTTATACGCAAAGTCATGGCGCTGTCACACTGCAGATGGCTGATGGTAAAATCCTTTGTGGACGATATGCTGAAAACGCCGCGTTTAATCCATCAATGCAACCAATGCAAATGGCGCTGACTAACCTTGTCCGCAGTAATTACCAATTCAGCGACATTAAACGCGCGGTACTAATCGAGTCTGCAGCAGGGAAAATTAGTTTAGTTGGTGCGGCAATGGATGCGCTTCATTCGGTCGCGGCTGTTGAGCTAGAGCATTTAGTGGCTGAGCCACAAACCTAGTGCGACTCAACGAGTAAAGCTATTTATAGGCTAAAGCTATTAGCATATTTGCTTTGTTGCAAACGGTCATAGTAAAAATAAAGGACAGCATTTGCTGTCCTTTTGTTTTGTTAATAAGCAGTGCTGTACGACTAACTCGTTGACATACAAACTCAGTTAACTGCGAGTTTTCTCTAAACGCGCCATTAAGCTTGATGTGTCCCAGCGATTGCCTTTCATTGCTTGCACTTCTGAATAGAATTGATCCACAAGCGCGGCGACAGGTAAATGACTGCCATTTCTGCGCGCTTCTTCAAGCGCGATGCCTAAATCTTTGCGCATCCAATCGATAGCAAATCCAAAGTCATACTCGCCTTCCCACATGGTTTGATAGCGATTTTCCATTTGCCAGCTTTGCGCGGCGCCTTTGCTGATAACCTCAACAACCTTAGGGCCGTCTAAGCCGGCGCTGCGAGCAAAATGCAGTCCTTCTGCCAAACCTTGAACCACCCCGGCAATGCAAATTTGGTTCACCATTTTGGTTAACTGACCACTGCCCACTTCACCCAGCAGCTCTGCGCAGCGGCTGTATGCGTCAATGACAGGTTTAACCTGATCAAAATCTTTTTGTTCACCACCCATCATCACAGTTAGTACGCCGTTTTCAGCACCAGCTTGACCGCCAGATACAGGCGCATCCATAAAGCGAATATTATTTTTGGCAAGTTTGGTCGCTAGCTCTCTGGCGACATCGGCAGATGCTGTTGTGTGATCGACTAAAATACTGCCACTTTTCATGCTTTGAGCGACACCATGTTCACCAATCACCACCTGACGCAAGTCATCATCGTTACCAACACAAGTGAACACGATGTCTTGCTCTGCAGCAGCCTGTTTTGGCGTTGACGCAAACTCACCGCCATATTGAGCAACCCACTTTTCCGCTTTAGCGGTAGTACGATTGTATACAGTAACTTGATGGCCGTTTTCTTGTAGAAAACCCGCCATCGGGTAGCCCATTACTCCTAGGCCAATGAATGCAACCTTTGCCATGCCATCCTCTTTTAGTCTATGGTCGGTTTTACGTGCGCTTCCATTTCTGCGCCAATACGTTTACGCATATCCATTAGGCGCAGCGCACTGTCACGTAAACG
This DNA window, taken from Shewanella maritima, encodes the following:
- a CDS encoding NAD(P)-dependent oxidoreductase is translated as MAKVAFIGLGVMGYPMAGFLQENGHQVTVYNRTTAKAEKWVAQYGGEFASTPKQAAAEQDIVFTCVGNDDDLRQVVIGEHGVAQSMKSGSILVDHTTASADVARELATKLAKNNIRFMDAPVSGGQAGAENGVLTVMMGGEQKDFDQVKPVIDAYSRCAELLGEVGSGQLTKMVNQICIAGVVQGLAEGLHFARSAGLDGPKVVEVISKGAAQSWQMENRYQTMWEGEYDFGFAIDWMRKDLGIALEEARRNGSHLPVAALVDQFYSEVQAMKGNRWDTSSLMARLEKTRS
- the cdd gene encoding cytidine deaminase — encoded protein: MQDRFAPALNQLPQELATAIVPILNEQFNGHISAEQLANLSEQTKLETNELLLALLPIAAALASPELSQFFVGAIVKGRSGNIYMGANLELPGEALFHTVHAEQSAISHAWLAGEKHIEAIIINFSPCGHCRQFINELIEGQDVTIHLPNQRPQKLSHYLPYAFGPADLQVTQPLLTEQNLNFVLPSDDPVIIEALEQLNTSYAPYTQSHGAVTLQMADGKILCGRYAENAAFNPSMQPMQMALTNLVRSNYQFSDIKRAVLIESAAGKISLVGAAMDALHSVAAVELEHLVAEPQT
- the sbcB gene encoding exodeoxyribonuclease I, yielding MNKNDSESPSIFWHDYETFGANPAKDRPSQFAGIRTDLDLNIIGEPETFYCKIAPDYLPAPEAILVTGITPQLANLKGSPEAEFMAKINRLFATPNTCVAGYNSIRFDDEVSRYGFYRNFIDPYAREWQHGNSRWDIIDLVRACYAFRPEGIEWPMGENGAPSFKLELLTQANGLSHEKAHDAMSDVYATIDMAKLIKQKQPKLFDYYFNLRRKQAVAEQIDVLKMTPLVHVSSKISSAQGCTTLIAPVAYHPTNKNAVICVNLAMDIEPLLSLTPEEIVERMYTPRAQLNEEQLPVGVKLVHLNKCPFIGPTKLLDEKVCDHINFDIEFAREQFRKLRQNTEIREKLNAVFEIESDRAEITDPDLMLYSGGFFSPADKSKMEIIQRTAPEHLAALDLQFEDQRINQMLFRYRARNYPATLSDEESLKWREFCQQRLSDPDYVINLENLVEETSQNEHKQKLLKALFQYLQSL